TTGCGGACAACGTCCGATGAGTGCGGACCCGCCCGGCCTGAACGGACCGGCGGGCGGGGCTGATTGTACCGTATTGACGGCGCGGCGAGCAGTAGCGCGCATTAGACCTTGACCGGCATGTCGGCGGGTACCACCTGCACTGTGAACGGACCGCTGGCCTCACCGACGTGCGGGGATCGAGGGGGAAACGGATGGCAAGATGAAAATAGTTGTCATGGCCGCAAGGCGGCTACCCTGTTTGACCTGTTGCCCCGAAAATTTCCCCTCACCCTCGCCCTCTCCCACTCAGGGGAGAGGGAACACACGTTTTTTCCTCTCCCCGGGTACCCGTTGCTCCGGGACCGGGGAACCATTGCTCTGAAGATGTAATGGGTGCCCTCTTCGCAAGTGCAATGGGTGCTCGACAACGGGTGATGAGGAGGGTCGGGTGGGGGTGAAGCTACCGGCTGTTCGCTATCGGCTGCCGACGACGTTGTGTGATTCAAAACTCGCGGATGATCCGGAACCCGACTTCCGGCAGCGTGAAGTCATGCGTCAAACGCGCGCCGACTCCGGCCTGGATCATCCAGTACTTGCCGACCTCGTAATGCACCTGCGGCATCACGAGCAAGGCCGCGTGGCCGCCCACGACCTGCCCGAAGTTCGTCTCGACCCCGGCGACGAGACGGTCGGTCATGTCCGCGAAGAGCGTCATGTTGCTGAGCAGCTCGGTGGTCGTTCCACCGGCTGCGCGGCCGAGTTCGAAGCGGGGGCCGACCATGCCGAACAGACTCCTCATGTCATCCAAACGGAAACCGGCCAGGTATAGCCAGGTGGTCGTCCAGATGCGAGGATCGAGATCGTACTGCAGGATGGTTTGGGCGCCGTGGATGTACCGGTTCCGGAACGCCGTGCCGAAGGTGACTTGCCCGGCGGCCTTGTAAGCTTCGACCCGGGCGTTTTCCATCGGCAGTTCCAGTTCGAGCGCGATCCCGTCCGTCAGCACGAACTCGATCTCCGGCGCCCATTCGAAGCCTTGCGTATCGGGGCTCCGGCGCACCAGGCCCAGCGGATCGGGCACGTCGTCCACCCTGCGCGTTTTGCGCGAGAGGGGGACCAGACCCAGCGTATTGAATTCCGCCTCGCCCGCGTGGCGCCGAGCGGCCGGACCAGATCGAACACCATCGGCTCCGGAATACGGGGGCCTTTTTCTTCGCCCGAGACCCGTTCCATGGTTTCCGGCTCGCGCTCTTCTTCGAGCGACAGAGTCCATCGTCGCGGCAGGTCGCCGAACCACGTGTCCGCCGGCGGCAAGCTGGCTGCGAATCGGCCGTCCGCCGAAAGCGTGGTCCAGGAAATCGACGGGAGCAACGGCGGGCGTTCGGGCCCAACAACTTCGGCCCGAAGTTGCCCGACTTGAGCCGCCAAGTGGCAGAGCAAGACCACGGCCCCGATGATCCTCGGCGTTTGTCGAAGCGATCCGTCGGTGGCGGAGACCGCCGAACCGCCGAGCGATAGCACGACCGGCATTTACGGCGCCTGCAGGATGTCGGTGGTCCGGAAGGTGAAGAAAAAGAGGATCGTGTACTGATCGTAGTAGGCGTTACCCGTCGTCCAGTGCGTGGACCGGACGAAACGGCCGGTGGCGGTCTCGTAGATGTCCAGATACAGCCGCGCGGCGACCGCGTCGCGCACAAAGGGCAGGTCCCAGGAGGGGGAATCGATCACGCCGAAGTCCCCTTCCTTCTGCAGGTGCACGTGCGCGCGATCGGTTTGAAGCCCGCTGACCTCGACGGCGACCGTCGCGCCTTCCGGCAGGGGCACGTTTACGTCGGCCAGCGCCCGCTCGACGGCGTGGGTGAGGAGCAATTGTTCCACCGCGCTGCGCGGCGTCTTGGACACTTCCTGCGGCAGCGCGCAGGCGGCCAGCAACACAAAAAGCGAGAGCGGCACTATTTCGAGCCGGATGCCGCCGCGACGGCGCACACGGCCGACGCCGGCCGATCGACGTATCCCGGTCAGGGTGTCGTGCATGCGGTCAGTCAGCCGTCGGGAGGGGAGGACGTCGGGGGTGTCCCGCTGAGTTGATCTTGGAGTTCGCGGATGCGCGCTCCCTGGGTCTCGATGGTCTCCAGCAACCTCGACGTCTCGCGGGCTCGTCGCCAACGGGGACCGAGCGACAGGAGGAACGCGAGCGCCGCGCCCAACGTCGCCGACGAGAGGATGACGATCACGAGCGAACTCTCGTATTCCCACATCAGGAACCGCACGGTCACGGGGGCCGTGTTCTGCAGGGCAAAGACCGCGGTCAGCAAAGCCAGGAGGAATGCAAAGAACAGCGTCACCATCAGAACCTCGCCTAAGGAAGGATCGCCTTCCGCCGCCGTGTCAAGTCAGCTTATACGCACTGGCGTGGTCACGATCCGTCGGCGCAACGAACAGCGTTGACAAGAAGGCAGGTAGCAAGTAGCGAACAGCTAACCCTGTGTAGAAAATGCGGGTCCTGTCGCCAACCAGCCGGGTACCCGTTGCTCCTCTCCGTTTGCAACGGGTGCAGGCTCGCACCCCGCCCGGTGTGGGGACCCCGCTGCGCGCGGACGGGCGCCCAGGTTGACGCCACCCGCATTTTCATGATGCGGGGTGAGCCGAACGCTCATAAAGACTAATCCGAAAATAACACGGTCCGCCGACCCTGCATTGCCCTCGCCGCATCTGGGGAGAGGGGGAGGGTGAGGGGAAATCCTCGCGGCCCCACCCTCACCTTTCTCCTCTCCCTCCTCTGGAGGGCGAGGAAGCAGGAATGATGCAAGGATGATCGCCTCGTTAGCAGAAATTATGTTGGGCTCCTCCGGAAATTGTGTGGGTCCAACCTGGGGCCGGGTCGGGCGGCGTCGCGAATCGCGGAGGTGTGGGCACCGCGACTTGGCGGGCGGCGACGGTGCGCGAAGCGCAGGCCGATGACTGTTCGCCGCTGGGTTCGCGCGCAGCGCCGAAGCCAGCAAGTTCCGCAGGCCAGGAGAGGCCCGCTTAGTGCGGTCGCGCCGGAGCGTTTGAGCAGCGCAGGCCGACCCGGCCCCCTGTCAGAAACAGCAGATGCCACGAACCCCTGGTGACAACGATGTACCCACACAGAATCCGAAAGAGCCTTATTTTGGATTAAGGCTAATAGATAGCAGCTGATAGCGGCAAGCCGGCAGCGTTCCGCACCTGCTGCTGGCTGCTCGCCATCCTCCTATGGCGATCAAGCCGGGCTCCAATACTGGATCAGGTAATAGACGCTCCAGATGAGGAGCCCCAGGACCACCAACTTGAGCCATATGGGAACGGCTCCGTCCCGCTCGCGGATGCCCGCATGCCGGTAGTGGTAGACCCGCTCCGCCTCGCGCTCGCTCATGGTTCACCTCCCGCTGATCGGGGTGTCTGAAGCCTGAGCCGTCAGGCTTCCAGGCTCCTGTCGTTGCCCGTGCTGCACCACCTCTTTCTCCAACTCGCCCCGCCGTGCGGCGGCGGAGAGTCCGGCCCAGATGCGGGTCCTGGCCTGCTCCTTGTCCGCGTCCTTGAGTCCGGCCGCGACCAGTTCGGCTTCGTGCGCCGCGACGCGCAGCGATTGCGCATAATGAACGATGTCCCAAATTTCTTCAGGTTTCAATTGCTCGCTGAACACCGGCATGGGCGTGCCGCCCACGCCGGTCGCGACAGTCTTGAAGAGATGTTCGCTGTCGTGGCCCAGTTTCACGCCGCCTGCGGCGCCGGCCGGCAAGGTGAAATTCGCCGGCTTCAGCGGCTGTCCCCAGATGTCCTTGAGCACCGGCACCATGGGACCGTCTCCCTGCCCGCCCGAACCGTGGCAGATCATGCAGTTGGCCAGGAACAGCCCTTTTCCTTTTTCCAACGACGCCGTCGTGATCGGCGGTTCACTCGGAATCGCGATCGGCCGTTCGACAGGCTCCTTCGACCAACGATCCGAGAACGTCTTGATGTACTGGACCACGGCGCGGCGTTCGTGATCGGAAATCTCCTGCCAGGACGGCATCGCGGTGCCCCACAGCCCGTGGGTGATCGTGCTGAAGAGATCCACATCGGTCGGGAGCGAATCCTTGCCCGGGGTCGAGCGGAACTTGAACACGCCCTTCGTGAAATCGCGCGGACGGGGATCCATGAACCGCGCTGCCGGCCCGTTGCCGTCTCCTTGCACCCCGTGGCAGCCGACGCAGCGGCGGACATAGACCTCACGGCCGAACTTGAGCAGATCCTCGTGCGCCTGCGGGCTGGCATCGAGGGCCAGGCCCGCGACCTTCTGCGTCGAGGCGAAGCCTTCGCGCCAGTCGCCGATGCCCGTGCCCAGCTTCTGCAGATACGCCACCAGCGCCTGACCCTCCTCGTTGAGCCGCGGCGGGCCTCCGTCCTTGGCACGCTCGAACAGCCACGGGAACGCGGGCATGATCGAGTCCGGCACCACCTCCTGCGGCGACCAGTGGTGGGCGATATGCCAATCGTCGCCGTACTTGAGACCCACACGGGTCAGATCGGGTCCGATCCGCCTGGTGCTGAAGAGATGCGGGCGGTCATGGGCGTATTCCCCGGCCTGCGAGACCGGTCCCCACCGGAACGACTCGCCGGTGACCGGGCGGACATATTGGGAGTGGCAATACCAGCAGCCCTCGCGGATATACACTTGTCGGCCTTGCAGTTCCTGCGGCGTGTAGTCGGCCACCCGGATCGGCAGCTTGGTGACGACGTCCTCGACGAGCGGCGTGCGTGTTTCGGCCATGAGCCAGGGCGTCACGCCCTGGATGCCGACCGCGAGGAAGAAGAAGCCGAACCCGGCGGCGAGAAACACCGTCGAGGGGCTTTCGATCCAACTCCCTTTGGCGACGACCTGGACCGGTGTTTCGTCCGGTCCCGCGGCGTCGGAAACCTCGCGCTCCAGCGGCGTCCCTTCCTGAGCGGTCTTGTAGAAGTTGATGAACATCAAGAGCAGGGCCACGTCCATCGCGACGCCGCCCAGCGTCCGGGCCACCCACCAGGGCTTCATCTCCTTGACCGTGTCCACGAAGTTGGCGCCGAACTCCAACATCGAACCCTGGACGAAGCCCTGCGCGGTCAGCCCCACGGCCATGACGGTAAAGCCGGCGATCGTGAGCC
The DNA window shown above is from Nitrospirota bacterium and carries:
- a CDS encoding cbb3-type cytochrome c oxidase N-terminal domain-containing protein; this encodes MSEREAERVYHYRHAGIRERDGAVPIWLKLVVLGLLIWSVYYLIQYWSPA
- a CDS encoding LapA family protein encodes the protein MVTLFFAFLLALLTAVFALQNTAPVTVRFLMWEYESSLVIVILSSATLGAALAFLLSLGPRWRRARETSRLLETIETQGARIRELQDQLSGTPPTSSPPDG
- a CDS encoding cbb3-type cytochrome c oxidase subunit I, which encodes MQDELVNRPLVKAWIWWSLVWLTVFPIVGVLVSIKFHNPEFLDGLPWLTFGRLRPVHVNGVIFGSFSTVFLGLLYYVVPRLCGVRMYKEAWGWWLLHAWNAFLIFGSLSLLMGYNMGLEAGEFQWPLNILRFAVLGVITFQVLATVFHRVETRFYVAMWYTTAALIWTVMNLILGNVLLPYTEDIAGVNSAAMHGLYIHYIVGLWITPAGLALIYYFLPLSAKNALYSHKLSLLGFWSLAFFYPFVGTHHYLYSPIPHWTQTISIVTSMLLIIPVWTVIVNFFGTMLGRWGAVAGGGGSDNYAAKFLMLGAVYYLLGCFQGSVEALRRLQELTHFNDFVIAHSHLTVFGTFVVWAVGSAYYVWPRVTGRKLWSDRLASWHLWLTIAGFTVMAVGLTAQGFVQGSMLEFGANFVDTVKEMKPWWVARTLGGVAMDVALLLMFINFYKTAQEGTPLEREVSDAAGPDETPVQVVAKGSWIESPSTVFLAAGFGFFFLAVGIQGVTPWLMAETRTPLVEDVVTKLPIRVADYTPQELQGRQVYIREGCWYCHSQYVRPVTGESFRWGPVSQAGEYAHDRPHLFSTRRIGPDLTRVGLKYGDDWHIAHHWSPQEVVPDSIMPAFPWLFERAKDGGPPRLNEEGQALVAYLQKLGTGIGDWREGFASTQKVAGLALDASPQAHEDLLKFGREVYVRRCVGCHGVQGDGNGPAARFMDPRPRDFTKGVFKFRSTPGKDSLPTDVDLFSTITHGLWGTAMPSWQEISDHERRAVVQYIKTFSDRWSKEPVERPIAIPSEPPITTASLEKGKGLFLANCMICHGSGGQGDGPMVPVLKDIWGQPLKPANFTLPAGAAGGVKLGHDSEHLFKTVATGVGGTPMPVFSEQLKPEEIWDIVHYAQSLRVAAHEAELVAAGLKDADKEQARTRIWAGLSAAARRGELEKEVVQHGQRQEPGSLTAQASDTPISGR